One window of the Trifolium pratense cultivar HEN17-A07 linkage group LG2, ARS_RC_1.1, whole genome shotgun sequence genome contains the following:
- the LOC123906247 gene encoding serine/threonine-protein kinase SAPK2-like, producing the protein MEERYEIIKGIGSGNFGVAKLVRERQSGKLYAVKIIERGLKIDEHVQREIINHRSLKHPNIIRFKEVLCTPAHLAIVMEYAAGGELFERICSAGRFCEDEARYFFQQLISGVSYCHSMEICHRDLKLENTLLDGSSSPQLKICDFGYSKSSVLHSQPKSTVGTPAYIAPEVLSRREYDGKVADVWSCGVTLYVMLVGGYPFEDPDDPRNFRKTIERILRVHYSIPGYVRVSKDCRDLLSQIFVANPEKRITIPEIKKHPWFLNKLPMEFVEEGKNDVNGVVDSSQSIEEIQSIIQEARKPGEGPKIDGQFVGGGMDFDEMDADDDFDDDIETSGDFDFVCDM; encoded by the exons ATGGAAGAACGTTATGAGATTATTAAAGGTATTGGGTCAGGAAATTTTGGAGTAGCAAAGCTTGTTAGGGAGAGACAAAGTGGTAAACTATATGCTGTCAAAATCATTGAGAGAGGCCTTAAG ATTGATGAACATGTTCAAAGGGAGATTATAAATCATAGATCCTTGAAGCATCCTAATATCATTAGATTTAAGGAG GTTTTATGTACTCCAGCTCATCTAGCTATAGTAATGGAGTATGCAGCAGGTGGAGAACTATTTGAAAGAATATGTAGTGCCGGTAGATTCTGTGAAGACGAG GCAAGATATTTCTTCCAGCAGTTGATTTCTGGGGTCAGCTATTGTCATTCAATG GAAATTTGCCATAGAGATCTTAAGCTTGAAAACACACTTTTAGATGGAAGCTCTTCACCACAACTCAAAATATGCGACTTTGGTTACTCCAAG TCTTCTGTTCTGCATTCTCAGCCTAAATCTACGGTGGGAACTCCAGCATATATTGCACCAGAGGTTTTGTCAAGAAGAGAATATGATGGAAAG GTTGCTGATGTTTGGTCTTGTGGGGTTACCTTATATGTGATGCTAGTTGGTGGTTATCCTTTTGAAGATCCAGATGATCCAAGAAATTTCAGAAAGACAATTGAG AGAATCCTTAGGGTCCACTATTCAATTCCCGGTTATGTTCGTGTCTCCAAAGATTGCAGAGACCTTCTATCTCAAATATTTGTGGCCAACCCTGAGAAG AGAATCACTATCCCAGAAATTAAAAAGCACCCTTGGTTCCTTAATAAATTACCAATGGAATTTGTGGAAGAAGGGAAAAATGATGTGAATGGTGTGGTTGATTCATCTCAAAGTATTGAGGAAATACAGTCCATAATTCAAGAGGCACGGAAGCCAGGTGAAGGCCCAAAAATTGATGGACAATTTGTTGGAGGAGGCATGGATTTTGATGAGATGGATGCAGATGATGATTTTGATGATGATATAGAAACAAGTGgagattttgattttgtttgtgaTATGTGA